The Tumebacillus sp. BK434 genome has a segment encoding these proteins:
- a CDS encoding C39 family peptidase produces the protein MGNMIKGIPVIYQYPVLPTGCEATAMAMLLNWAGVETANTDIARALPKVPLPHEVDGKLYGGNPNKGFVGDPFTKESYGVFHGPVAALLDTYLPGRVQDLSGGTIGRVYEALDAGCPVIVWATLKLREGRETDVWQEEDGAEVRWISPQHCMLMIGYDEAHVYINDPDTGQTEQYPRDLFEQRWELLGKQAVTARAENV, from the coding sequence ATGGGGAATATGATCAAAGGGATTCCGGTGATCTATCAATATCCGGTGTTGCCGACCGGTTGTGAAGCGACGGCGATGGCGATGCTGCTGAACTGGGCGGGGGTGGAGACTGCGAACACCGACATCGCCCGTGCGCTGCCGAAAGTTCCGCTGCCGCACGAAGTGGATGGCAAGCTGTACGGGGGCAATCCGAACAAGGGATTTGTCGGCGACCCGTTTACGAAGGAGAGCTACGGCGTGTTTCACGGGCCGGTCGCCGCGCTGCTGGATACCTACCTGCCGGGCAGGGTGCAAGATCTCAGCGGCGGTACGATCGGGCGCGTGTACGAGGCGCTCGACGCCGGGTGTCCGGTCATCGTCTGGGCGACGCTCAAGCTGCGCGAAGGCCGTGAGACGGACGTCTGGCAAGAGGAAGACGGCGCCGAGGTCCGCTGGATCTCGCCGCAGCACTGCATGCTGATGATCGGGTATGACGAGGCGCACGTGTACATCAACGACCCGGACACCGGCCAGACGGAGCAATACCCCCGCGACCTGTTCGAACAGCGCTGGGAACTGCTCGGCAAACAGGCCGTGACGGCCAGAGCGGAAAACGTTTGA
- a CDS encoding SpoVR family protein has translation MKHDDIKQLEHAIDEVTMIARDFGLDFYDMRYEICPSDIIYTFGAYGMPTRFSHWSFGKAFHRMKMQYDFGLSKIYELVINSDPCYAFLLDSNTLLQNKLIVAHVLGHCDFFKHNARFHNSSRYMVDSMAASAERMRQYEIEYGKLAVEEFIDSALAIQEHVDPTLVGRNLRKKNAAPANASGELEAVDPYADLFELDVKKADQPAPAPRFPAQPEKDLMLFIMEHAKHLEDWQRDILTVLREEMLYFWPQLETKIMNEGWATYWHLRIMRELDLTEGETLEFAKMNAGVIMPSRMSLNPYHVGLKMWEDIEKRFGRDAMWEIREIESDSSFLRNYLTQELCDEMDLYLYQKVGNEWKIVEKDWEKVRDMLCASRVNGGFPVLTVQDGDYLKNGELYIKHHFDGTELDVKYLEKTLPHVHNLWGRTVHLETVLDGRAVVFTHDGKKNHRRFQ, from the coding sequence GTGAAACATGACGACATCAAACAGCTGGAACACGCGATCGATGAAGTGACGATGATCGCCCGCGATTTTGGGCTCGATTTTTACGACATGCGCTATGAGATCTGCCCGAGCGACATCATTTACACGTTCGGCGCGTACGGGATGCCGACCCGCTTCAGCCACTGGAGCTTTGGGAAGGCGTTTCACAGGATGAAAATGCAGTACGACTTCGGGCTGTCCAAGATCTACGAGCTGGTGATCAACTCCGATCCCTGCTATGCGTTTTTGCTGGACAGCAATACGTTGCTGCAGAACAAGCTGATCGTGGCACACGTGCTCGGGCACTGCGATTTTTTCAAACACAACGCCCGCTTCCACAACTCGTCGCGCTACATGGTCGACTCGATGGCCGCGTCGGCGGAGCGGATGCGGCAGTATGAGATCGAGTACGGGAAACTGGCGGTCGAGGAGTTTATCGACTCGGCGCTGGCGATTCAGGAGCATGTCGATCCGACTTTGGTCGGGCGCAACCTGCGCAAGAAGAACGCAGCTCCTGCCAACGCTTCGGGCGAGCTTGAGGCGGTCGATCCGTATGCCGACCTGTTTGAGCTCGACGTGAAAAAAGCGGATCAGCCTGCGCCCGCACCGCGTTTCCCCGCGCAGCCGGAGAAAGATCTGATGCTGTTCATCATGGAGCATGCCAAGCACCTGGAAGATTGGCAGCGCGACATTTTGACGGTGCTGCGCGAAGAGATGCTGTACTTTTGGCCGCAGTTGGAGACGAAGATCATGAACGAAGGATGGGCGACATACTGGCATTTGCGGATCATGCGCGAGCTCGATCTGACCGAAGGGGAGACGCTGGAGTTTGCGAAGATGAACGCCGGGGTGATCATGCCGTCGCGCATGTCGCTCAATCCCTATCATGTCGGCTTGAAGATGTGGGAGGATATCGAGAAGCGCTTCGGACGGGACGCGATGTGGGAGATCCGCGAGATCGAGTCTGACTCGTCGTTCCTGCGCAACTACCTGACCCAAGAGCTGTGCGACGAGATGGACCTCTACCTCTACCAAAAAGTCGGCAACGAGTGGAAGATCGTCGAGAAAGACTGGGAGAAAGTGCGCGACATGCTCTGCGCCTCCCGCGTCAACGGCGGGTTCCCGGTGCTGACCGTGCAGGATGGCGACTATTTAAAAAACGGCGAGCTGTACATCAAGCACCATTTTGACGGGACGGAGCTCGACGTGAAATACCTCGAAAAAACGCTGCCTCACGTACACAATCTCTGGGGCCGTACGGTGCATCTGGAGACGGTACTTGACGGCCGGGCTGTGGTCTTCACCCACGACGGCAAGAAGAATCACCGCCGATTTCAATGA